A window from Triticum aestivum cultivar Chinese Spring chromosome 6D, IWGSC CS RefSeq v2.1, whole genome shotgun sequence encodes these proteins:
- the LOC123143903 gene encoding single-stranded DNA-binding protein WHY2, mitochondrial — MLRLSRFLPSTSRGVTDLKDVLWSGSLTFKHALSTSAANVDENASVKKYASYTVFKGKAALSISPILPLFTKVESGGSRVDRNGSVMLTFFPAVGQRKYDYTKKQLFALSPTEVGSLISLGPAESCEFFHDPSMKSSHEGQVKKSLSITPLGSDNGYFVNITVLNNVQKTNERLSVPVTKAEFAVMRTALSFALPHIMGWDQALSTHPQSTSTSASKPRFEQPNPASEWDR; from the exons GGGAGTCACTGACCTAAAAGATGTTCTCTGGAGCGGTTCGTTGACATTCAAGCATGCGCTTTCGACTTCAGCTGCAAATGTTGATG AGAATGCATCTGTTAAAAAGTATGCGAGCTACACTGTGTTCAAGGGAAAGGCTGCACTTTCTATAAGTCCTATCCTTCCTTTATTCACCAAAGTCGAA TCTGGAGGATCTCGAGTGGACAGGAATGGGTCAGTAATGTTGACCTTTTTCCCGGCAGTTGGACAAAGGAAGTACGACTATACAAAGAAACAG CTCTTTGCTCTGTCACCTACTGAAGTTGGGAGCTTGATAAGTCTTGGGCCTGCTGAATCATGCGAATTCTTCCATGATCCTTCCATGAAATCAAG TCATGAAGGCCAAGTGAAAAAGTCATTGTCAATTACTCCTCTTGGCAGTGACAATGGATACTTCGTTAACATAA CTGTTCTGAATAATGTGCAGAAGACCAACGAACGCCTTTCAGTCCCTGTAACAAAAGCTGAATTTGCAGTTATGCGCACGGCATTGAGT TTTGCATTGCCGCACATCATGGGTTGGGACCAGGCCCTATCGACTCACCCTCAAAGCACCTCGACCTCAGCTAGCAAGCCTAGGTTCGAGCAGCCAAATCCAGCTTCGGAGTGGGACAGGTGA